From Nicotiana tabacum cultivar K326 chromosome 22, ASM71507v2, whole genome shotgun sequence, one genomic window encodes:
- the LOC107798197 gene encoding uncharacterized protein LOC107798197, translating to MTICTVSFKSRYYDSDGSYKKNKQPLSETDRNVNMREKDKAMSAEKKQKLLLQRRLKYQESKTCAPAENITVDCLNGIMDPPECSTTTSYILHPAFTTSEDHPPPSTSGNERDVVQPLSIYEKGSTSAAPGELRNKDSEIVTCTGRAPTTKFAPITGLLRSNYVPLKKIPICKFCAAKRFEYEPPAFCFGSGTIKTYNNLFAFTSLGVKYDKDLAKRNFGIYTFRVQGKMHHWINNLHPIDDKPRNIQLYFYDNSNELAHRMACSDKIHESVVKELMDILSINPYSVFLRSLVHVSNLQDFHIALKCDLNLDQRVYNLPTSSEIAAIWTEENDGVALNAPHILIYPRTDRTQIVNYYYGCYDALQYPLLFPLGQSGWHCGIKKLPVNCPAYLRTAHHEEVPSIRNVTSLDGYLEMEAKILKKGQRRRDTVSVREYYCYKLQMRNDDEDEILHTGRIFQQYSVDEYIKLETQRLDFAAFNQDLFRTAMLEGLLDILRLEIKEHLIPTDESHNRPDLISRVFREKIEEFKKDILKRNIFGKVAAFMYTVEFQKRAAYNNIISAEIPDENAEPDLHSLVLKHMMHGPCGNLNPTNSCMKKKGYCKFDCHLNVEICSDIKVVKYLYKYICKGHDKIAFSVHNNDTNAEIDEIKAARWVSPPEAMWRLSSANVDTLVNNPLIKQTMLTQFFEMNRTNAEAMELNLLYQEFPEHFVWSSTEKMWTPRKQRHAIGRVVTCHPTEGERYYLRMLLMNIRGPKSYKDLLTVNGERCSTFRESVGLQSDNSLLECMSEAASYQMPYSLRRLFATLLIYCNPTNPRQLWEQFEEHMSEDYTLVSNINKKIFDTKF from the exons ATGACAATTTGCACAGTATCATTTAAGAGTAGATACTACGATTCTGATGGATCATACAAAAAAAACAAGCAACCTCTATCAGAAACGGATAGGAATGTCAACATGCGCGAAAAAGACAAAGCGATGTCCGCAGAGAAAAAGCAGAAGTTGCTACTACAACGTCGACTTAAATACCAAGAGTCAAAGACATGTGCACCTGCTGAGAATATAACTGTGGATTGCCTGAATGGAATAATGGATCCACCTGAATGCTCTACGACCACTTCTTACATTCTGCATCCAG CTTTTACTACGTCTGAGGATCATCCTCCGCCTTCTACTTCGGGTAATGAAAGAGATGTAGTGCAACCACTTTCTATCTATGAAAAAG GTTCAACGTCAGCAGCACCCGGTGAGCTACGTAACAAAGACTCCGAAATAGTTACATGTACAG GTCGTGCACCAACTACAAAGTTTGCTCCAATTACCGGTCTATTGCGTTCAAACTATGTTCCGCTGAAGAAAATTCCAATCTGCAAATTTTGCGCAGCAAAGAGATTTGAATATGAACCGCCTGCATTTTGCTTTGGTAGTGGAACAATAAA AACGTATAATAACCTTTTTGCGTTCACCTCACTTGGTGTAAAGTATGACAAAGATTTAGCAAAGAGAAACTTTGGTATCTACACATTTAGAGTTCAAGGGAAGATGCACCATTGGATAAATAATTTGCACCCTATAGATGACAAACCAAGAAATATACAGTTATACTTTTATGATAATTCCAATGAGCTAGCACATAGGATGGCATGTTCCGACAAAATTCACGAATCAGTAGTGAAAGAATTGATGGATATATTATCAATAAACCCATATTCTGTGTTTTTACGATCTTTGGTACATGTATCGAACCTTCAAGATTTCCACATAGCCCTCAAATGCGACTTAAATTTGGACCAGAGAGTATATAATTTGCCGACTTCATCTGAAATTGCAGCAATATGGACCGAGGAAAATGATGGCGTAGCCTTGAATGCACCACATATTCTAATTTACCCTCGCACTGATCGAACACAAATAGTGAATTACTATTATGGCTGTTATGATGCATTGCAATATCCGCTATTATTTCCGCTAGGGCAAAGTGGCTGGCATTGTGGTATTAAGAAGCTCCCAGTAAATTGTCCTGCGTACTTAAGAACTGCGCATCACGAAGAGGTACCAAGTATAAGAAATGTTACGTCACTTGACGGATATCTTGAAATGGAAGCTAAAATTCTTAAAAAGGGACAGCGACGAAGAGATACTGTTTCTGTTCGTGAGTATTATTGTTACAAATTacaaatgagaaatgatgatgaagatgaaataTTGCATACTGGAAGAATATTTCAGCAGTATTCAGTTGATGAATACATTAAACTCGAAACACAAAGGTTGGATTTCGCAGCGTTCAATCAAGATTTATTTAGGACGGCTATGCTAGAAGGACTTCTTGACATCTTGCGATTGG AGATAAAGGAACATTTAATTCCAACTGATGAGTCGCATAATAGGCCTGATTTGATCAGCAGAGTATTTAGAGAGAAAATAGAAGAATTCAAAAAGGATATACTAAAGCGAAATATCTTTGGAAAGGTAGCAGCTTTTATGTACACTGTAGAGTTCCAAAAGCGAG CGGCTTACAATAATATTATTAGTGCTGAAATACCTGATGAGAATGCAGAACCAGATTTACATTCGCTTGTTCTTAAACACATGATGCATGGTCCATGCGGTAATCTAAACCCAACAAATTCTTGTATGAAGAAGAAAGGTTACT GCAAATTTGACTGCCATCTGAATGTTGAAATATGCTCCGATATTAAAGTTGTTAAGTATCTTTATAAGTATATATGTAAAGGACATGACAAGATTGCATTTTCGGTACATAATAACGACACAAACGCAGAAATAGATGAAATAAAGGCTGCTAGATGGGTGTCGCCTCCCGAGGCTATGTGgcgctt AAGCAGCGCAAATGTAGATACACTTGTAAATAATCCGCTGATTAAGCAGACAATGCTAACACAATTTTTCGAAATGAATAGAACAAACGCTGAGGCTATGGAGCTCAATCTATTATACCAGGAATTCCCTGAACATTTTGTTTGGTCTTCAACAGAGAAGATGTGGACACCTCGGAAACAACGACATGCTATTGGTCGTGTTGTAACATGTCATCCAACGGAAGGTGAGCGATATTATCTTAGAATGCTATTAATGAATATTAGAGGACCAAAATCATATAAGGATTTACTAACTGTTAATGGAGAACGTTGCAGCACCTTTAGAGAATCAGTGGGATTACAAAGTGACAATAGTTTGCTTGAATGCATGTCAGAAGCAGCAAGTTACCAGATGCCATACAGTTTGAGACGTTTATTTGCTACATTACTGATTTACTGTAATCCTACGAATCCAAGACAACTCTGGGAACAATTTGAAGAGCATATGTCTGAGGATTATACGTTGGTATCCAAtattaacaaaaaaatatttgATACCAAGTTTTGA
- the LOC142175990 gene encoding uncharacterized protein LOC142175990 has protein sequence MGGDINEYHLITETIRPSVAAKEVHFERTITVTNEDILLHKMLNKDQLKAYNIITKRIFSNKAGAFFIDGPGGTGKTFLYRALLATVRSKGYIALATATSGVAASILPGGRTAHSRFKIPINTDDNVSCNISKQSSLACLIQDTKLIIWDGVSMVKKKND, from the coding sequence atgggtggTGACATAAATGAATACCACCTCATTACTGAAACAATAAGGCCTTCAGTAGCGGCAAAAGAGGTACACTTTGAAAGGACCATCACGGTGACTAATGAGGATATACTATTACACAAAATGTTGAATAAAGATCAACTTAAAGCATACAATATAATTACAAAGAGAATTTTTTCAAACAAAGCTGGAGCATTCTTCATTGACGGACCTGGAGGAACAGGGAAAACCTTTTTATATCGTGCATTGTTGGCAACTGTACGATCTAAAGGGTATATAGCATTGGCAACTGCCACTTCCGGTGTAGCTGCATCTATACTCCCTGGTGGACGAACTGCACATTCACGTTTTAAAATACCAATAAATACTGACGACAATGTGAGCTGCAACATCAGCAAACAAAGCTCACTTGCCTGTTTGATTCAggatacaaaattaattatatggGATGGAGTATCTATGGTGAAAAAAAAGAATGATTGA
- the LOC107798198 gene encoding uncharacterized protein LOC107798198, with translation MDSTILFGGKVVVLGGDFRQTLPLVRNGKKEDFINESLLYSHIWEELERLRLFENMRAKDDPSSCNYLLQIGNGEEKVNSTNKIEIPTSLIIPYTTEKESLDKLFAITYPDVHKFFSSSCYTSSRVILTTKNDFVDDISDMLVARFPEESKTFIGIDETTEHHDQSQFEDLLHSLNPPGLPPYKLTLKQNYPIILLRNLNPCDGLCNGTRLTCCDFKSHVISANISVGHFKNTHVFIPRIPLLSSQDEKMSIPFKRTQFPVRLCFAMTINKAQGQTLDFVGVYLRELVFSHGQLYVALSRAKSSNCVKVLIRPTIPGSADDHYTDNIIYKEIIQKATL, from the coding sequence ATGGATTCAACGATACTATTTGGTGGAAAAGTTGTAGTTCTTGGAGGTGACTTCAGGCAGACATTACCGTTAGTTCGGAACGGAAAAAAGGAAGATTTCATTAATGAAAGTTTACTATATTCTCATATTTGGGAAGAACTTGAAAGGCTGCGGCTATTCGAAAATATGAGAGCGAAAGATGATCCTTCATCCTGtaattatttgttgcaaataggAAACGGAGAAGAAAAAGTAAACTCAACAAACAAGATTGAAATTCCAACTTCTTTGATCATTCCTTATACAACTGAAAAGGAATCTTTGGATAAATTATTCGCGATAACTTATCCAGACGTGCATAAATTTTTTTCCTCCTCATGCTACACAAGTTCCCGCGTTATCTTAACAACTAAGAATGATTTTGTCGACGATATCAGCGACATGCTTGTTGCTCGCTTCCCAGAAGAATCAAAAACTTTTATTGGTATTGATGAAACTACTGAACATCATGATCAATCACAATTTGAGGATCTGTTGCACAGTTTAAATCCACCTGGTCTGCCTCCTTACAAATTGACATTGAAACAAAATTATCCAATTATATTATTACGCAATTTAAATCCATGTGATGGTTTATGCAATGGAACACGTTTGACTTGCTGTGATTTTAAGTCGCATGTTATTAGCGCCAATATTTCAGTTGGTCACTTTAAGAATACACATGTGTTTATCCCCAGAATACCACTATTATCATCCCAAGATGAAAAAATGTCTATTCCATTTAAAAGGACACAATTTCCTGTAAGACTTTGTTTTGCAATGACTATAAATAAAGCGCAAGGTCAAACATTAGATTTTGTTGGAGTTTATTTGCGAGAACTTGTGTTTTCGCACGGTCAACTTTATGTGGCTTTGTCCAGAGCAAAGAGTTCGAACTGCGTGAAAGTGCTAATCCGACCGACTATACCAGGTAGCGCGGACGATCACTACACAGATAACATTATTTACAAAGAAATCATCCAAAAAGCTACTTTATAG